From a single Nostoc edaphicum CCNP1411 genomic region:
- the radA gene encoding DNA repair protein RadA, whose product MAKPKTFFTCNECGAESPQWFGKCPGCGTYNSLEEQISIQSSVDVPSRGGVSSWQSAQGNGKSHNKPAKARASLTFDQITDRQIARWESGYGELDRVLGGGVVPGSMVLIGGDPGIGKSTLLLQVSNQLAQKYRILYVTGEESGQQVKLRASRLGVSKTLSVVNEEKVEVVVDTTLPIDPDSIGADLYVLPETDLEEILREIDSLKPNVAVIDSIQTVFFPALTSAPGSVAQVRECTAALMKVAKHEDVTMLIVGHVTKEGAIAGPKVLEHLVDTVLYFEGDRFASHRLLRTVKNRFGATHEIGIFEMVADGLREVSNPSELFLGNRDDPAPGTAIVVACEGTRPIVVELQALVSPTSYPSPRRAATGIDYNRLVQILAVLEKRVGIPMSKLDSYVASAGGLNVEEPAVDLGIAIAIVASFRDRIVDPGTVLIGEVGLGGQVRSVSQMELRLKEAAKLGFKRAIVPKGTKFPDLNIEILPVSKVIDAIIAAIPHQELTADDLEPDEDE is encoded by the coding sequence ATGGCAAAGCCAAAAACCTTTTTCACTTGTAATGAATGTGGAGCAGAATCGCCCCAGTGGTTTGGTAAGTGTCCAGGTTGCGGTACTTACAACTCTCTAGAAGAACAAATTTCTATTCAATCCTCAGTAGATGTACCCAGTCGAGGGGGGGTAAGTAGTTGGCAATCCGCTCAAGGCAATGGCAAATCTCACAATAAACCAGCTAAAGCGCGAGCCTCTTTGACATTCGATCAAATTACCGATCGCCAAATTGCCCGCTGGGAGTCTGGTTATGGAGAATTAGATCGGGTGCTTGGGGGTGGGGTTGTCCCTGGCTCTATGGTGCTGATTGGTGGTGATCCGGGTATTGGTAAATCCACTTTATTGCTGCAAGTCTCTAATCAATTAGCACAGAAATATCGCATCCTTTACGTAACTGGTGAAGAATCGGGACAGCAGGTAAAATTACGAGCTTCTCGTTTAGGAGTATCAAAAACTCTAAGCGTGGTTAATGAGGAGAAGGTTGAAGTAGTAGTAGATACTACACTTCCTATAGACCCTGACAGTATAGGTGCAGATTTATATGTACTACCGGAAACAGATTTAGAAGAAATTTTACGGGAAATAGATTCTCTTAAGCCAAACGTGGCGGTGATTGATAGTATTCAAACGGTGTTCTTTCCGGCGCTGACTTCTGCACCAGGTTCGGTGGCTCAGGTACGGGAATGTACAGCAGCATTGATGAAGGTGGCGAAGCATGAAGATGTCACCATGCTCATTGTGGGGCACGTCACTAAAGAAGGAGCGATCGCTGGGCCAAAAGTTTTAGAACATTTAGTAGATACAGTGTTGTATTTTGAAGGCGATCGCTTTGCCTCTCATCGGTTATTACGCACAGTGAAAAACCGCTTTGGCGCAACTCACGAAATCGGCATTTTTGAAATGGTTGCAGATGGATTGCGGGAAGTCTCCAATCCCTCAGAGCTATTTTTAGGCAACCGTGACGATCCTGCTCCTGGTACTGCCATTGTTGTTGCTTGTGAAGGCACTCGCCCCATCGTTGTGGAATTGCAAGCTTTGGTTAGTCCCACCAGTTACCCTTCCCCTCGTCGTGCTGCTACTGGTATAGATTACAACCGCCTGGTGCAAATTCTCGCCGTCTTAGAAAAACGGGTGGGAATTCCCATGTCCAAGCTAGATTCCTACGTTGCTTCTGCGGGTGGGTTGAATGTGGAAGAACCGGCGGTAGATTTGGGAATTGCGATCGCAATTGTTGCCAGTTTCCGCGATCGCATCGTCGATCCCGGTACAGTATTAATCGGTGAAGTTGGGTTAGGCGGACAAGTGCGATCGGTTTCCCAAATGGAACTGCGATTGAAAGAAGCTGCTAAGTTGGGATTTAAACGAGCGATCGTCCCC